The Rubripirellula reticaptiva DNA window GAGAAAATTTCGGGGCGCGACGTCGAGGCAGTTGAATCGAATAACGTATTGGCATAACCGGGTCACCGCGGTTGGTGTTCCATTTGAAAACACGTGATCGGCGACTCCGTGTTCATGCCTTGGTTATGTCGCGAGACTGACAACGGTCTCTAGTTTGAGGTCAATCTGAGGCACCGACGGAACCTGTCGTTTCTTCCTTTCGCTTTTTCATCCGCTGGAGAACGTTCTCGGCGGCCTTGATGTTGAGGGGGTGGTCCTCGCGTTGCTTGAGCGTGGTGACTAACTCTTGACCGTATTGTATCGCTCTGTCTAACGCCTGTTTTGCATCGTCCGAGTTGCCAAGTATGCGATGCGCCCCTGCCAGCGTGGAATAGTGGTTACGTCTCAGCATCAATTGTTCGTCGGTGTCCGATGATTTTCGCGGCCCCATTTCGTTTAGCAGGGCAAGCGCCCATCGCACGAAATCTTTGTCTTTGTTTTCGGGCAGCGCTTTCGTGTAGTGGAAGACCAGAGTGCTTGCGATTTCTGAGTTTTCGTGGTTGTCTGCATCGGCTGCGAGATCGAACGCCAGATTTCGTGCCACTTCATGAGAATCGGGCGTATAGGCCATTTGCGATAGTTTGAATCTTCGCAGTTCTCTAATGACATCCGGCATATCGAAATACTTTCGCATTGTCTCATCCATCTTCTCGATGGCCTCTGCGTGGCGTCCTTTGTTTATGAGAGGGATTATCGTTTCAGTCCGATACTTCTGGAATTCATCGAAGCGTAACGATCTGATGTAAGCATGTTGCTTGAGTTCGATCCGTGCGAGTTCAGTTGATGAAACCGTATCCTGCGACCCAAGGATTTGAAGCACAGGCTCTAACCGATCAGGGTGACCAATCCATGAAATATTGCCATCGTCATTCACCACCAAGACCTGTGGGATTCCGGGGAAACCAGACCGTGCCAGCCAGCTGCGACCGGTTCGACCAGTAGCGTCGTACACTACGGTCGAGGTTATCTGCCGCCCAGCGTTCTTCAAAAAGCGATCGACCTGCTCCTTTTCTTCAACGAATACGGTTACGAAAGTGAAGTCACTGTGCTTGGCCTTCAGTTTTTCGATATGAGGGATCGACTTAATGCAAGGAGCGCACTGTGTGCCGCTAAATTCCAAAACGTATTTTCGGTCATGCTGCAACGATTGGATTTCATCGCCGCGCAATGTGCCTTCCGGCGTGAACTCGGGTGCAGGTGATCCGCAGGTCAGCAACTGCCCAAATGCAAAGTTGCCATCAAGCAGCAACGTGAGCGCAACAATGATCGTTAGGGGTCTAAGCATGAATGAAACCTTTAGCGACATAACGACCGCGATGACCGGGACCGAGCGGTTGAGCAACCATTGCCCAAGATCTATTCCAGGTCTCCGTGTCCATCGCATTGTTCCACATCTTTTTGACGACTGCAATTGATTAGCCCGTGGTGAAGAGGGGCAAGCCCAGGATTAGATCAGCGACGAGGGTAACAGCAAGCGAACCCTGCAGTATTTGAAATCCTCGTGCGGCAGTCTTGCGAGACCGGAAGACGGTGTTCATCACAAGACAAATTCCTAGGTATGCAGCCGCTGGTAGGAGCGCATAGACAAGCGCGACACCCAGCAGACCGACTGCCCCGTAGTGAACCTTGATCGAGCGGAATGGCTCGCGCAACTCCGCGCCCACATGTGCGTCGTGAAAGCATGCAATTCCCCACAATGCCAGGACGTGCAAAGAATATGCGATGGCGCAAAAGATCAGGATGTCCCATCGATTCCAGAACGGACTCGAGGCATTCACGCCAAGCAGCGTGCTCGGCGGCTTGTAGGGATTCCCAGGATCTGTGTCACGTTGAGCGATCGCGATCATCTCGCATGTGGAACGTTACGGTTTACCGGGCGGCCGCGAAGGCCGTGATTTCGACAGGACGTGACCACCGCCGCTCCGGTACAACCGATGGTTGTCGGTTTTAATTGATGAGCGTTGATCGGGTTCTGGGCAGCGGAAACCCCGTCGCAACAATGTAGCGGGCGTTGATTCGTGCAGCAAGAAATCGAGCATTGGACGGGCCGGCAAGTAAACGAGCGTTGCCTTCCGGCAGGGCGTCTTGTCCGTAAACGAAGAGTCAATAAACGTTGCGGTGTCATCAACAAACGCCAACAGCGAACACAAGCTCGGCTTGCGGGCGGTCTGCGTTGCGGCAATCCTCAACGGAGGATCGAGGCGATTGATTTACCGATCAGTCAATACAAAAGCCGAACGACAAATTGTCAATCGAGCGTTGTAGCAATCGCTGGTGCAAGCGAACACTCCAAACTCCTGAGGAGTCATTCCGATAACGGTACCCGTCAGCGGGCCGGGAAGGTTGATTGTCCATTTAGAAAACGCCACAAGCCCGGCTCCGTTGCACGGGATGGTTATCCGTCATGCGCCTCCGCAAGAGTGCACTGAGATGCTCGCCGCAGTGACATCATCCCGAAAACCAGAACCACAACGATGAAGAACACGTTGTGTGAGTACTTCTGGAGAGCGGAAACATCGCCGCGGAGCGGAAAATATGAAAATGCCGTAAGGCATCGAGACAACAAGAGTCCGAATGCGAGGGCAGTCAATCGTGTTCGAGATAGCCTAGCAAAGAACGCAACTGCGGCCAAACAAGCAAGCGTGAAAATCACAACGATCGTACCTAGCCAGGACGGTGCCGCCAGATCCATGGAAATGCCACCAATAAGCCCAATAAGGAACAGCCACGTCGCCGACATCTCGAAGCGTCCTACGCTTTCAAAGTAACGTTGCGGACGCGAGTATGCGCCAGCAACAAGAAACATCGAAAGAGCAAGCGCGCAGCTAATTTCTGTTGTCGAGGCATGTGAATCTTCTATTGAAAGATGTTCGTCCAGAACGAGCAGCGCAGACACAACATAAAGAACGACAATAATTGAAACCCCAAGTCTACTTAGCCAGCGATTCCGACTGGAAGCCGGACAGAGACTCTCCACGATCAGAATCGGCGCAACATAGCTATAGATTACGTGCCCGGCAACGAATGTGGTGGCGGTGTACGCGCTGATTCCGAGTTGGGGAATTTGGGTTGGCTTCGTCATTTGGTCCCAAACTGCAATCCCAAGGTAGCTTTCGCGGAACATGGATTGGTCAATTACACCTGCTTGAACAACTCCGAAAGCTGCCGCCAGAAGAAGGGTGCCACGCATTCCCAGGTCACTTCGCGATACAAGTTCACGAATCAGTACCGCTGCAAATCCGTAGAGCGGCGCAAGGATAATCAGCCCCTGTAGCAAAACAAGCGGATCACCAGTCGAGCTGTCATACGCGGAGAGGTACTCCGCGCAGATGGGAGCGAACGTCGCTAACGTAAAAACTTGCAGAAGTCGAACGCAACGCTGCCCATTGGATGGAGTTTCTGATTTTACGGAGCACATTGGATACAGTACCGAACTTCC harbors:
- a CDS encoding TlpA family protein disulfide reductase, with translation MRWTRRPGIDLGQWLLNRSVPVIAVVMSLKVSFMLRPLTIIVALTLLLDGNFAFGQLLTCGSPAPEFTPEGTLRGDEIQSLQHDRKYVLEFSGTQCAPCIKSIPHIEKLKAKHSDFTFVTVFVEEKEQVDRFLKNAGRQITSTVVYDATGRTGRSWLARSGFPGIPQVLVVNDDGNISWIGHPDRLEPVLQILGSQDTVSSTELARIELKQHAYIRSLRFDEFQKYRTETIIPLINKGRHAEAIEKMDETMRKYFDMPDVIRELRRFKLSQMAYTPDSHEVARNLAFDLAADADNHENSEIASTLVFHYTKALPENKDKDFVRWALALLNEMGPRKSSDTDEQLMLRRNHYSTLAGAHRILGNSDDAKQALDRAIQYGQELVTTLKQREDHPLNIKAAENVLQRMKKRKEETTGSVGASD